TTACAGCTTTGAGTTTTGATGATCTTCCTTATTAAAGTTTCTtgttttaatttatatacttttaTTCTTGTCTGGGATACCGTATATGTTTACACGTAAGATGTGAGTAATATTAAAGATTACCATTTTACTTTCCGTAGccgccataaccaccaccaccaccaccacctccacggcCGCCGCCTCCATGTCCACCTCCCCCACCTCCGTATCCACGGCCGCCGCCGCCTCCATGTCCACCTCCGCCACCTCCATATCCACGgcctccaccaccgccgccacctccgCCATATCCGCCGCCTCCACCTCCAAATCCacgccctcctccaccaccatatccaccacctctaccaccaccaccaccaccaccaccaccaccaccatatctacCACCGGGTTCAGGGTCGGCCATGACTACAGCACAAAAGGTGGCCAGAAGCCCCAGGGCGATGACCTGAGAGAGACAGAAGATGACGCGTGGTGAATCATTTACTGAATCAAggaaatttaataaaataatattggTTAATTCCTACTCCATAAAAACACTTTATGAGACAATATAATAAGATCCTGATGGTGTTAATAATGAATGATTTGCAGCAGAGCAATCAGAAAATATTTAGAATAAATACCAACGAAATAGGGTTAAAACTGTTGATGTATTCATATGAAGAAATTTATCATACTTGAAGTGTAAACATGAAACATGTGAGGATTTATGAGTAGTATTACACAACACCCTAAACCCAGGGTATGTGTCGTGAGGTGTGAGACAAGACCCACCGTCTTGGAGACCATAGTGGTACTCGGGGCGGTCCACTGACAGGTGAGGAAGGTGGAGTCAAGTTAAGGCTCTCCTGTGGGAGTGCCAGCGACGACTGTGCCAGATATGGCTCCGTGGCGGACTATATACCGGCACCAGCAGGAGATGACCCGGCACGATTGTCAAAAAAGGCATCTCATACTACAGCATCATCCAGCAAGGCCAGTTTCCCAACGATCTCAAACTGTCTTCACGACTCCATGATATTGTTCAAAGATCAtcgttaaaagttttaaaagagaTTTTTCATTCTTTCTGTTTCCTGAAGTGTTAAAGATTTCACAATGTATTCTTTAAACTTACTCATCCCATGATTCACTGGCTCGCTATTGTGAAAGACTCTTACTTGTAACTTCATTGACAAACAGAACAAAAATATCGCTGATGTTAACTATATTGGTAAGAAATATTAAATTGTCTGTAAAATGTATAAATGGCGTATAAAAATATCTGAGAATCAGATAAGAAATAACACCAAAACAAATGAACAATGTAAACAAAGTGTGAGAGAAAGTAAGTTTGTATCTGAGTTACTGGAAACTCATGAACAATGTGAACAGTCTCGTCTCTTACATTAAGTATGTATTATCCTCATGGATGAAGGGTAAGGAAGTaggggttgtgggttgtggtgacagGATAttttagtgagagagagagtggcaaGGTCTAACCCACCTTCTGACTAGTGCAAGAGAGTGCCCGGGCTTTACCCAGCTGCTGGTTGCTGTAAGAAACAGTGTCAGGACTTAACCCACCTGCCGGCTACTGTAGGAGTCAGTGCCAGGGCTTAACCCAGCTGCTCGCTACAGTAAGAGACAGTGCCAGGGCTTAACCTACCTGCTGGCTACTGTAAGAGTCAATGCCAGGGCTTAACCCACCTACTGGTTACTGTAAGAGACAGTGCCAGGGCCTAACCCATCTGCCGGCTACTGTAAGACAGTGCCAGGGCTTAACCCACCTGCTGGCTACTGTAAGA
The window above is part of the Procambarus clarkii isolate CNS0578487 chromosome 67, FALCON_Pclarkii_2.0, whole genome shotgun sequence genome. Proteins encoded here:
- the LOC123767837 gene encoding neuropeptide-like protein 33; this translates as MVSKTVIALGLLATFCAVVMADPEPGGRYGGGGGGGGGGGRGGGYGGGGGRGFGGGGGGYGGGGGGGGGRGYGGGGGGHGGGGGRGYGGGGGGHGGGGRGGGGGGGGYGGYGK